A genome region from Leptodactylus fuscus isolate aLepFus1 chromosome 6, aLepFus1.hap2, whole genome shotgun sequence includes the following:
- the TCAP gene encoding telethonin — translation MLGKQEPRQEGNTTAELSCQVKEDNVARHEHYSAEWLDTSVFSRPEESCTARDANVWRRESFRQQGQTHFLVQRSPAQIMRMGRLGHRLTQYQLPYQRTLPLPIFKPADLTVKMDRMATPPQLRGMIEFERALSNPGNDGLCQDKTPISQITKELPPVMQPARMECSKPGLAASFTRSMSQEAKRG, via the exons ATGTTGGGGAAGCAAGAACCACGTCAAGAGGGCAACACTACAGCCGAGCTAAGCTGTCAAGTGAAGGAAGACAATGTTGCCCGACATGAACACTACTCCGCAGAATGGCTGGATACATCTGTCTTCAGTAGACCAGAGGAGAG TTGCACTGCTCGTGATGCCAATGTTTGGAGGAGGGAGAGCTTCAGGCAGCAAGGCCAGACACATTTCCTGGTTCAGCGGTCTCCTGCTCAGATCATGAGAATGGGTCGTCTTGGTCATCGCCTTACTCAGTACCAGCTGCCCTACCAGAGAACACTGCCACTGCCCATCTTCAAGCCAGCAGACCTTACCGTGAAGATGGATCGCATGGCAACACCTCCACAGCTTCGTGGAATGATTGAGTTTGAAAGAGCCCTCAGCAATCCAGGCAATGATGGATTGTGCCAAGACAAGACACCCATCTCTCAGATCACCAAAGAGTTGCCACCCGTCATGCAGCCAGCACGTATGGAATGCTCTAAACCTGGCCTGGCAGCCTCCTTTACCAGATCTATGTCTCAGGAGGCTAAGAGGGGCTAA